From Spirosoma aerolatum, one genomic window encodes:
- a CDS encoding GH116 family glycosyl-hydrolase, producing the protein MADNTITRRTFIQSTSLMAAGFLTDFSSLHRPFGLADDKPAITKPTPEWIKALYERGEPTTYRKTKAELQYLGMPVGGIGCGCVYLGGDGRLWLWDIFNKNQTGVIYKDIPWHEKIQNNKAILRPFDGSNYVEPVKNVRPVEQGFAFKIDYNGRSVTKRLLADDWDEIEFEATYPMATIRYLDATLPVQVSAQVYSPFIPLDADNSGLPATIYSFTIANKSQADVTVSVVGWLENKAAIYTASDDQYTKSNKAVPNGVFSTVLNKNWADDAYYFKPDYGNFCLLSLNPATVVNTLATLANDALFNTENSQPATKRFDELLLGSVRNTTQIPAGKTAELHYVLSWYFPNLSFHSIKNETKRYYANQFKSAAEVANYIQQNFAKLSGETKTWCQTWYTQSTLPHWFLERTLLNISTLATTTSHRFSSGRFYAWEGVGSCAGTCTHVWQYAQAMGRLFPALERDTRERVDLGVGFHDDGHIGFRAEYDQQPAIDGQAGRVLGMYREHQMSTDDGFLRRNWPKTRLAIEYILKQDRTGNGMVDSQLENTLDAKWPGEIAWLVGLCLAAVKAGERMAEEMNDRDFAAVCKAFFEKGKVNMESQLFNGEYFIHKPDPKLGKTVLGSYDTCHIDQVYGQSWAFQVGLGRIIDQQKTVSALRSLWKYNFTTDVGPYLKDHHGGRPYALPGEGGMLMNTNPAQVPLPYGVEDAWQVTYFHECMSGFEHQVAGHMLAEGMIDEGLALIRTIHDRYHAAKRNPFNEVECSDHYARAMASYGAFISACGYAYHGPKGELAFAPKWGADMFMAPFTGAEGWGTYTQQKQGKRYEYRLDVAYGSLALEQLTVEKSDAKPVKKVTVTLGGQPIAVRLSQTGKTLALKLSSRQKIQINQPLLVQIQG; encoded by the coding sequence ATGGCAGACAATACAATTACTCGTCGCACGTTCATACAATCCACTAGCCTGATGGCTGCCGGTTTTTTAACCGATTTTTCCTCGCTTCATCGGCCTTTTGGGCTGGCCGACGATAAACCGGCTATCACAAAGCCTACGCCTGAATGGATCAAAGCGCTATATGAGCGGGGAGAGCCAACGACGTATCGGAAAACGAAAGCTGAACTTCAATACCTGGGTATGCCGGTGGGCGGTATCGGCTGCGGCTGCGTGTACCTGGGGGGCGATGGCCGGCTTTGGCTGTGGGATATTTTCAATAAGAACCAGACCGGCGTTATTTACAAAGACATTCCCTGGCACGAAAAAATCCAGAACAACAAGGCCATTCTGCGTCCGTTCGATGGCTCCAACTATGTTGAACCTGTTAAAAATGTTCGTCCGGTAGAGCAGGGGTTTGCGTTTAAGATCGACTACAATGGCAGGAGTGTTACAAAACGACTACTGGCCGACGATTGGGATGAGATCGAATTTGAAGCGACCTACCCGATGGCAACCATTCGGTATCTGGATGCGACGTTGCCGGTTCAGGTTTCAGCACAGGTGTACTCGCCCTTTATTCCGCTGGATGCCGATAATTCGGGCTTACCCGCTACCATCTATTCGTTCACGATTGCCAATAAAAGTCAGGCCGATGTAACGGTGTCGGTAGTGGGGTGGCTGGAAAACAAAGCAGCCATCTACACCGCCAGCGACGATCAGTATACCAAATCGAATAAGGCTGTTCCGAATGGTGTTTTCAGTACGGTTCTTAATAAAAACTGGGCCGACGATGCCTATTATTTCAAACCGGATTATGGCAACTTCTGCCTGCTTTCACTCAATCCGGCTACGGTGGTCAATACATTGGCGACTCTGGCAAATGATGCGTTGTTCAACACCGAAAACAGTCAGCCTGCCACTAAACGGTTTGATGAACTATTGCTGGGGTCCGTGCGGAATACAACTCAAATTCCGGCTGGTAAAACGGCAGAGCTGCATTATGTGCTGAGCTGGTATTTCCCTAATCTGTCGTTTCATTCAATTAAGAATGAGACGAAGCGGTATTACGCCAACCAGTTCAAATCGGCGGCTGAGGTAGCAAACTATATCCAGCAGAATTTTGCCAAACTATCGGGCGAGACCAAAACCTGGTGTCAGACCTGGTATACACAAAGTACATTACCACACTGGTTTTTAGAACGCACGTTGCTGAACATATCGACGCTGGCAACCACCACCAGTCATCGGTTTTCATCGGGTCGATTTTATGCGTGGGAAGGTGTAGGCTCCTGCGCGGGTACTTGCACGCACGTTTGGCAATATGCCCAAGCGATGGGGCGACTGTTTCCGGCTCTGGAACGGGATACACGCGAGCGCGTCGATCTGGGAGTTGGCTTTCACGACGATGGGCATATCGGTTTTCGGGCAGAATACGACCAGCAACCAGCCATCGATGGGCAGGCCGGGCGAGTTCTGGGAATGTATCGGGAACATCAAATGAGTACCGACGATGGATTCCTGCGTCGGAACTGGCCGAAAACCAGGCTGGCTATTGAATACATTCTGAAACAGGACCGGACCGGGAACGGGATGGTCGATTCGCAGCTCGAAAATACGCTGGATGCCAAGTGGCCGGGCGAAATTGCCTGGCTGGTTGGGCTTTGTCTGGCAGCGGTAAAAGCGGGCGAACGCATGGCGGAAGAGATGAACGACCGCGATTTTGCGGCTGTCTGCAAAGCCTTTTTCGAGAAGGGGAAGGTCAATATGGAATCGCAACTATTTAATGGTGAGTACTTCATTCATAAACCTGACCCGAAGTTGGGGAAAACGGTACTGGGTTCATACGACACTTGCCATATCGATCAGGTGTATGGCCAGTCGTGGGCGTTTCAGGTTGGTTTGGGGCGGATTATTGATCAGCAGAAAACTGTATCGGCATTGCGATCGCTCTGGAAATACAACTTCACAACCGATGTAGGCCCTTACCTGAAAGACCATCACGGCGGTCGACCTTATGCCTTGCCGGGCGAAGGCGGTATGCTCATGAATACCAACCCCGCTCAGGTGCCCTTACCGTATGGGGTAGAAGATGCCTGGCAGGTAACCTATTTCCATGAGTGCATGAGCGGATTTGAGCATCAGGTGGCCGGGCATATGCTAGCCGAAGGTATGATCGACGAAGGGCTGGCCCTCATCCGAACCATTCATGACCGTTACCATGCTGCTAAGCGGAATCCGTTCAACGAAGTGGAGTGCAGCGATCATTACGCACGGGCGATGGCGAGTTATGGAGCTTTTATTTCAGCCTGCGGCTATGCGTATCACGGTCCCAAAGGTGAACTGGCTTTTGCGCCGAAATGGGGTGCCGACATGTTTATGGCCCCGTTTACGGGGGCCGAAGGATGGGGGACATATACTCAGCAAAAGCAGGGTAAACGTTATGAATATCGTCTTGACGTAGCGTACGGCTCGTTGGCATTGGAGCAGTTAACCGTTGAAAAAAGCGATGCGAAACCCGTTAAAAAAGTAACCGTAACTCTGGGCGGACAGCCGATTGCAGTTCGGTTAAGCCAAACGGGTAAAACACTTGCTCTAAAATTGTCATCACGACAAAAAATTCAGATCAACCAGCCGTTGCTTGTACAGATACAGGGGTAA
- a CDS encoding tyrosine-type recombinase/integrase, with protein sequence MNPARQTFSSDFLTHIRYEKRLSHHTLTAYAKDLEQFTEFLHTECNVDQPERADFRHIRSWIVSLVEADLDKSSVNRKIATLRSFYGFLLRRKVIDQDPMAKIQALKASKKLPQYIEEKPMETLLSEVEFPDTFEGIRDKLVLELLYGTGIRLSELIGLKTVDVNLYEKTILVLGKRNKHRIIPLTQPLFELIQAYNRVKEAEFSGQADNTVLIVSDKGIAAYPVLIQRIVKRHLDLVTTLEKKSPHVLRHSFATHLLNRGADLNAIKDLLGHSSLAATQIYTHTSLEQLKKTYDQAHPKAKK encoded by the coding sequence ATGAATCCTGCGAGGCAAACCTTTAGTTCGGACTTCCTCACGCACATTCGGTATGAAAAACGACTGAGCCATCATACGCTGACGGCGTATGCAAAAGATCTGGAGCAGTTTACGGAATTTCTGCATACTGAGTGTAATGTCGATCAGCCGGAACGCGCCGATTTTCGGCACATCCGCTCATGGATTGTGAGCCTGGTGGAGGCCGACTTAGATAAATCATCAGTGAACCGGAAGATTGCTACCCTTCGGAGTTTTTATGGCTTCCTGCTTCGTCGGAAAGTGATTGACCAGGACCCGATGGCTAAAATTCAGGCGCTGAAAGCCAGTAAAAAACTGCCTCAGTACATCGAAGAAAAACCAATGGAAACGCTGCTCAGCGAGGTCGAGTTTCCCGATACGTTTGAGGGCATCCGCGACAAACTCGTGCTTGAGCTTCTGTATGGCACCGGAATCCGGCTGAGTGAATTGATTGGACTCAAAACAGTCGATGTCAACTTGTATGAAAAAACGATTCTGGTTTTGGGGAAGCGCAACAAGCATCGGATTATACCTCTTACGCAACCTCTTTTTGAGCTGATCCAGGCCTATAACCGGGTAAAAGAAGCAGAGTTCTCAGGCCAGGCCGACAATACAGTTTTGATTGTAAGCGATAAAGGTATAGCGGCTTATCCGGTGCTAATCCAGCGTATTGTGAAGCGGCATCTGGACTTAGTGACGACGCTTGAAAAGAAAAGTCCGCACGTGTTGCGCCATTCCTTTGCTACCCACCTCCTCAATCGGGGTGCCGATCTCAACGCCATTAAAGACTTGCTCGGCCACAGTAGTTTAGCGGCTACCCAGATTTATACGCATACGAGCCTGGAGCAGCTCAAGAAAACGTACGACCAAGCTCATCCAAAGGCCAAAAAATAA
- the rpsU gene encoding 30S ribosomal protein S21, with amino-acid sequence MLIINVKDNESIDKALKRFKKKFEKTGVLRQLRSRTAFQKPSVKRRTEIIKAAYKERMYGNHTEQ; translated from the coding sequence ATGCTTATCATTAACGTAAAAGACAACGAGTCGATCGACAAGGCCCTGAAACGCTTCAAAAAGAAGTTTGAGAAGACGGGTGTGTTGCGGCAGTTGCGGTCGCGGACGGCTTTCCAAAAACCGTCGGTAAAGCGTCGCACCGAGATCATTAAGGCAGCCTACAAAGAAAGAATGTACGGCAACCATACCGAGCAATAG
- a CDS encoding Ppx/GppA phosphatase family protein: MKQAIIDLGTNTFHLLIADVVGSTQQILFRESLPAKIGQAGINQGIITEEAIGRALGVLTYFRQVLNRFDIAPDQVVAIGTSAIRVARNQQEFIDRVRQETGLSIQVISGDQEAAYIYQGIRVAGALGESTGLVIDIGGGSVEFILGNQSRIFWKQSFEIGGQRLRERFMTSDPISLTSIRRLNDYFQEQLLPLANAIHQYQPSVLVGSSGSFDTLVDMWFMHEQGHLPNPDQATFDLPIQEFYRSYELLMKKDHVERMQLPGMIELRVDMIVVAVCLIDYVLKTYGITQIKTSTYSLKEGVLASLNE, from the coding sequence ATGAAACAAGCCATTATTGACTTAGGAACCAATACTTTCCATCTATTGATTGCCGATGTGGTCGGCTCCACTCAACAAATCCTGTTTCGGGAAAGTTTGCCAGCCAAAATTGGTCAGGCCGGAATCAATCAGGGGATCATCACGGAAGAAGCCATTGGCCGGGCGCTGGGTGTTCTGACTTATTTTCGGCAAGTGCTCAACCGATTCGATATAGCTCCTGACCAGGTTGTTGCGATTGGCACCAGCGCCATACGGGTAGCCCGCAATCAGCAGGAATTTATAGACCGAGTTCGGCAGGAAACAGGCTTATCTATTCAGGTTATTTCGGGCGATCAGGAAGCCGCTTACATCTATCAGGGCATTCGGGTAGCTGGTGCGTTAGGTGAGTCGACCGGACTGGTTATTGACATTGGCGGAGGCAGCGTCGAATTTATCCTGGGAAATCAATCAAGAATTTTCTGGAAACAAAGCTTTGAAATTGGCGGTCAGCGACTACGCGAACGATTCATGACCTCTGACCCAATCAGCCTTACCAGTATTCGTCGGCTGAATGATTACTTTCAGGAGCAGTTGCTTCCACTGGCCAATGCCATACATCAATATCAGCCCAGTGTATTGGTCGGTTCGTCGGGCTCATTCGATACGCTGGTCGATATGTGGTTTATGCACGAACAGGGCCATCTGCCCAACCCCGATCAGGCCACGTTCGACTTACCCATCCAGGAATTTTATCGGTCTTACGAATTACTCATGAAGAAAGATCATGTAGAGCGCATGCAGCTACCGGGCATGATCGAACTCCGGGTCGACATGATTGTGGTTGCCGTTTGCCTGATCGACTATGTCCTGAAAACCTACGGTATTACTCAGATCAAAACCTCAACCTACTCGCTGAAAGAAGGGGTATTGGCTTCGCTTAACGAGTAA